Proteins from a genomic interval of Oscillatoria salina IIICB1:
- a CDS encoding biliverdin-producing heme oxygenase: protein MSVNLATMLREGTKKSHTMAENVGFVKCFLKGVVEKTSYRKLVTNLYFVYSAMEEEMERLQHHPIVSKIYFPELNRKQSLEQDLYYYYGANWREQIAPSEAGKAYVERIHEVAANQPELLAAHSYTRYLGDLSGGQILKKIAQKAMNLNEGEGTAFYEFQEISDEKAFKQKYRQTLDELPVDQQTAEQIVDEANDAFGMNMKLFNELEGNLILAIGQMLFNSLTRRRSRGSTELATAE, encoded by the coding sequence ATGAGTGTTAATTTAGCTACAATGTTACGCGAAGGGACGAAAAAGTCCCACACAATGGCAGAAAATGTTGGTTTTGTCAAGTGCTTTCTGAAAGGAGTTGTCGAAAAAACTTCTTATCGGAAATTAGTTACCAACCTCTATTTTGTCTATTCCGCAATGGAAGAAGAGATGGAACGGCTGCAACACCATCCCATTGTCTCGAAAATTTACTTTCCTGAATTAAACCGCAAGCAAAGCTTAGAGCAAGACTTGTACTATTATTACGGTGCAAACTGGCGCGAACAGATTGCACCCTCAGAAGCAGGAAAAGCTTATGTAGAGCGCATTCACGAAGTAGCAGCCAATCAACCCGAACTCTTAGCCGCACATTCCTACACCCGTTACTTAGGAGATTTGTCTGGAGGACAAATTCTTAAGAAAATTGCCCAAAAAGCAATGAATCTCAACGAAGGAGAAGGTACAGCTTTTTACGAATTTCAAGAGATTTCTGACGAAAAAGCCTTTAAGCAAAAATATCGTCAAACGCTCGATGAATTGCCTGTAGACCAACAAACAGCAGAACAAATCGTTGATGAAGCGAATGATGCCTTTGGTATGAACATGAAACTGTTTAACGAACTAGAAGGTAATCTGATTTTAGCGATCGGTCAGATGTTATTCAACAGCTTAACCCGCCGCCGCAGTCGTGGCAGCACCGAGTTAGCCACCGCCGAATAA
- a CDS encoding aromatic ring-hydroxylating oxygenase subunit alpha, which translates to MIQTQQKTFSTPDFQSSFLDAKFYTDPNLLAREKQKIFRRSWLYVGDAANLSRAETVWVTEVAGYSILIIRDSNHTWQAFHNVCPHRASVLVPEIGIHSLKRLVCPYHAWVYNLNGQLKGIPAKNRFPSHFCDEDFPLKKVRCEQWLGFIFVCFSEDTPPLEEYLGEIIGSVKEHHTEATKLLVKKQYSVACNWKNYHDNTLCDYHVPIVHPHTLNPIQGSVCYYEHFFDRYVNLLYTPTTKEWRSRYPSLSHLSDRARFGFFTYGIFPNLHLLALPNGVLAWLRIDPVTVESCLVNLEIYGIPDFSPPAAELASDFEAFMSEDMKITEGVQKGYASGVYQAGLANELEARILHQQQLIRSCLQADN; encoded by the coding sequence ATGATACAGACTCAACAAAAGACTTTTTCGACACCAGATTTTCAATCAAGCTTTTTAGATGCTAAGTTTTATACTGACCCAAACCTGCTTGCTCGAGAAAAGCAAAAGATTTTTCGACGGAGTTGGCTTTATGTCGGCGATGCAGCTAACTTATCAAGAGCAGAAACAGTCTGGGTGACAGAAGTAGCTGGGTATAGTATTCTCATTATTCGAGATAGTAATCATACTTGGCAAGCTTTTCACAATGTTTGTCCTCATCGTGCTTCTGTGTTAGTGCCTGAAATAGGAATTCATTCCCTCAAAAGGTTAGTTTGTCCTTATCATGCTTGGGTTTATAACTTGAATGGTCAGTTAAAGGGAATACCTGCAAAAAATCGCTTTCCCTCTCATTTTTGCGATGAAGATTTTCCTTTAAAAAAAGTTCGCTGCGAACAATGGTTAGGATTTATCTTTGTTTGCTTCAGTGAAGATACACCTCCTTTGGAAGAGTATTTAGGAGAAATTATTGGTAGTGTGAAAGAGCATCATACTGAAGCTACTAAGTTATTAGTTAAAAAACAGTATTCAGTCGCTTGTAACTGGAAAAATTATCATGATAATACTCTTTGTGATTATCATGTTCCGATAGTGCATCCTCATACCCTCAACCCTATTCAAGGGTCAGTTTGCTATTACGAGCATTTTTTCGATCGCTATGTCAACCTATTATATACACCAACTACTAAAGAGTGGCGATCGCGCTATCCTAGCTTATCCCATTTAAGCGATCGCGCTCGTTTCGGTTTCTTTACCTATGGAATTTTTCCTAATTTACATTTGTTAGCCTTACCTAATGGGGTATTAGCTTGGCTGCGTATCGATCCAGTAACAGTTGAAAGTTGTCTGGTGAATCTAGAGATTTATGGTATCCCTGATTTTAGTCCTCCGGCGGCTGAATTAGCAAGTGATTTTGAAGCTTTTATGAGCGAAGATATGAAAATTACCGAAGGGGTACAAAAAGGATATGCTAGTGGTGTTTATCAAGCTGGTTTAGCAAACGAACTTGAAGCACGTATTTTGCACCAGCAGCAGTTAATTCGTTCTTGTTTACAAGCAGATAATTAA
- the mfd gene encoding transcription-repair coupling factor — protein sequence MAFTSVIRTIERSPLTGELLTKLNREQFLHVNGVPRLPKALVASALAKAAERNLFLVCATLEEAGRMATLMEAMGWQTVHFYPTSEASPYEPFDPESEMIWGQMQVLADLVGEEVDSRQLAIIATERSLQPHLPPPAVFRPYCLTLTVGMTWEFKSLDKELAQLGYERVPQVETEGQWSRRGDIVDIFPVSAELPVRLEWFGDELEKLREFDPVTQRSLDRIEKLILTPTNYAPIIAANLSQDNLEQVQAYLSPEEQESWQSENFPEGMRRFLGLAFDQPASLLDYLPKNTLCAFDELEQCRAHSDRWVEHAEEQWQELDRNSLPKIHRKFDESLAAAAEFLRLYLAELVEENAAGINLSSRPLPVTPHQFAKLAEILRGKREIYSNIQLNKFSSWLISAQPSRSVALLQEHDCPAQFIPNPRDYPAIERLQNQQVSVAVKYSGLAELEGFILPTYRIVVVTDKEFFGQHALATPGYIRKRRRAASKQVDINKLHPGDYVVHKSHGIGKFLRLESLETREYLVIQYADGLLRVPADASESLSRFRQIGKRPPELNKMSGKAWEKTKNRVRKSVKKLAVDLLNLYAKRSQLSGFAYPPDMPWQQELEDSFPYQPTPDQLKAIQDVKRDLESDRPMDRLICGDVGFGKTEVAIRAIFKAVTTANKQVAFLAPTTILTQQHYHTLKERFAPYPINIGLLNRFRTASERKEILQRLSTGELDIVVGTHQLLSKGVKFRNLGMLVVDEEQRFGVNQKEKIKELKTQVDVLTLTATPIPRTLYMSLSGVREMSLITTPPPSRRPIKTHLSPYNLEVIRTAIRNELDRGGQIFYVVPRIAGIEEVAGKLRQMLPSARIAIAHGQMGEGELESTMLTFNDGEADILVCTTIIESGLDIPRVNTIIIEDSQKFGLSQLYQLRGRVGRAGIQAHAWLLYPKQSSLSDAARQRLRALQEFTQLGSGYQLAVRDMEIRGVGNLLGAEQSGQMDVIGFDLYMEMLQSAIKEIQGQEIPQVEETQIDLKIVAFIPTDYIPNIEQKMDAYRIVASATSKKELAQIAADWSDRYGSLPSPVEQLLRIMELKQLAKSLGFSRIKPEGKQNIVLETPMEEPAWNLLKENLPQHLQSRFVYTPKKVTVRGLGVLKTSKQLESLVEWLGKMQGALPEPALV from the coding sequence ATGGCATTTACTTCAGTTATTCGTACTATTGAGCGATCGCCACTGACGGGCGAATTACTTACTAAACTTAATCGAGAGCAATTTTTACACGTTAATGGTGTTCCTCGCTTACCAAAGGCTTTGGTTGCTTCGGCTTTGGCGAAAGCGGCGGAACGCAATCTTTTTCTGGTTTGTGCGACTCTGGAAGAAGCGGGACGCATGGCGACGCTGATGGAGGCGATGGGTTGGCAAACTGTGCATTTTTACCCGACTTCGGAAGCGTCTCCCTATGAGCCTTTTGACCCGGAATCGGAGATGATTTGGGGACAAATGCAGGTTTTGGCGGATTTAGTCGGGGAGGAAGTTGATTCTCGGCAATTAGCGATTATTGCGACGGAGCGATCGCTGCAACCTCATCTTCCTCCACCCGCAGTTTTTCGCCCTTATTGTCTGACTTTAACTGTGGGGATGACTTGGGAATTTAAATCTCTAGACAAGGAATTAGCTCAACTCGGTTACGAACGAGTTCCCCAGGTGGAAACTGAAGGACAATGGAGTCGGCGCGGCGATATTGTCGATATTTTCCCGGTTTCGGCTGAGTTACCTGTGCGGCTGGAGTGGTTTGGGGATGAGTTGGAAAAGTTGCGCGAGTTCGATCCGGTGACGCAGCGATCGCTCGATCGCATCGAAAAGTTAATCCTCACCCCAACTAATTATGCGCCGATTATTGCCGCTAATTTGAGCCAGGATAACCTCGAACAAGTCCAAGCTTATCTTTCCCCCGAAGAACAGGAATCTTGGCAGTCAGAGAATTTTCCTGAAGGTATGCGCCGCTTCCTCGGACTAGCTTTCGACCAACCTGCTTCTTTACTCGACTACTTGCCAAAAAACACTTTATGTGCATTCGACGAACTCGAACAATGTCGCGCCCACAGCGATCGCTGGGTGGAACACGCTGAGGAACAATGGCAGGAATTAGACCGCAATTCTTTACCAAAAATTCATCGAAAATTTGACGAATCTTTAGCCGCAGCCGCCGAATTTCTCCGCTTATATTTAGCTGAATTAGTAGAAGAAAATGCCGCCGGAATTAATCTTTCTTCTCGTCCTCTTCCCGTCACACCTCATCAATTTGCCAAATTAGCAGAAATCCTGCGCGGCAAACGAGAAATCTATAGCAACATCCAACTAAATAAATTTTCCAGTTGGTTAATTTCGGCTCAACCTTCTCGTTCGGTTGCCTTACTTCAAGAACACGATTGTCCCGCCCAATTTATTCCCAATCCGCGCGACTATCCCGCCATTGAGCGATTACAAAACCAGCAGGTTTCTGTTGCTGTTAAATATTCCGGTTTAGCCGAATTAGAAGGATTTATTCTCCCAACTTATCGAATTGTAGTTGTCACCGACAAAGAATTTTTTGGACAACACGCCCTCGCTACTCCCGGATATATTCGCAAGCGTCGCCGCGCCGCTTCCAAACAAGTAGATATTAACAAATTACATCCAGGAGATTATGTAGTTCACAAAAGTCATGGAATTGGCAAATTTCTGCGTTTAGAAAGTTTAGAAACTCGCGAATATTTAGTAATTCAATACGCCGATGGTTTACTCCGCGTTCCTGCGGATGCTTCCGAGAGTTTATCGCGTTTTCGACAGATTGGCAAGCGTCCGCCCGAACTAAATAAAATGTCCGGCAAAGCCTGGGAAAAAACCAAAAATCGCGTCCGCAAATCGGTAAAAAAATTAGCCGTAGACTTGCTTAATTTGTACGCCAAACGCTCTCAACTTTCCGGCTTTGCTTATCCTCCAGATATGCCTTGGCAACAGGAATTAGAAGATTCTTTTCCTTATCAACCCACGCCAGATCAACTAAAAGCAATTCAAGACGTAAAGCGTGATTTAGAAAGCGATCGTCCAATGGATCGTTTGATTTGTGGCGACGTAGGTTTTGGCAAAACAGAAGTAGCAATTCGCGCTATTTTCAAAGCAGTTACTACTGCGAATAAACAAGTGGCTTTTTTGGCTCCGACAACGATTCTCACCCAACAACATTATCATACTCTCAAAGAACGTTTTGCCCCCTATCCAATTAACATTGGTTTATTAAATCGCTTTCGTACCGCCTCAGAACGCAAAGAAATTTTACAACGTCTGTCAACCGGAGAATTAGATATAGTAGTAGGAACGCATCAACTATTAAGTAAAGGCGTAAAATTCCGCAATTTAGGAATGCTAGTAGTAGATGAAGAACAACGTTTCGGTGTGAATCAAAAAGAAAAAATTAAAGAACTAAAAACTCAAGTAGACGTACTGACTTTAACCGCTACTCCGATTCCAAGAACTTTATATATGTCACTTTCCGGAGTACGAGAAATGAGTTTAATTACGACACCGCCGCCATCCCGTCGTCCGATTAAAACCCATCTTTCACCGTACAATTTAGAAGTAATCAGAACCGCAATTCGTAACGAATTAGACAGAGGCGGACAAATCTTTTATGTCGTTCCCCGAATCGCCGGAATCGAAGAAGTTGCCGGGAAATTGCGGCAAATGTTACCCAGTGCGAGAATTGCGATCGCGCACGGTCAAATGGGTGAAGGTGAGTTAGAATCAACCATGCTCACCTTTAACGACGGAGAAGCGGATATCCTCGTTTGTACGACGATTATTGAGTCAGGTTTAGACATTCCCAGAGTGAATACAATTATCATCGAAGACTCACAGAAATTCGGCTTATCTCAACTGTATCAATTGCGCGGTCGAGTAGGTCGCGCTGGTATTCAAGCACACGCTTGGTTACTATATCCGAAACAAAGTAGTTTATCTGATGCCGCGAGACAAAGATTGCGTGCATTGCAAGAATTTACTCAATTGGGATCGGGTTATCAACTAGCAGTAAGAGACATGGAAATTCGCGGAGTTGGTAATCTTTTAGGTGCAGAACAATCCGGACAAATGGATGTAATTGGTTTCGATCTTTATATGGAAATGCTGCAATCAGCAATCAAAGAAATTCAAGGACAAGAAATTCCCCAAGTCGAAGAAACGCAAATCGATCTCAAGATCGTAGCGTTTATTCCTACAGATTATATTCCCAACATCGAACAAAAAATGGACGCATATCGAATAGTTGCTTCTGCTACATCGAAAAAAGAACTAGCTCAAATAGCAGCCGACTGGAGCGATCGCTACGGTTCTCTTCCTTCCCCAGTAGAACAATTGCTGCGAATTATGGAACTCAAACAACTAGCCAAATCCCTCGGATTTTCGCGCATTAAACCAGAAGGTAAGCAAAATATAGTTTTAGAAACACCAATGGAAGAACCAGCTTGGAATTTGTTGAAAGAAAACTTACCGCAACACTTACAATCTCGTTTTGTTTATACTCCGAAAAAAGTTACAGTGCGCGGTTTAGGCGTTCTCAAAACTAGCAAACAATTAGAAAGTTTAGTGGAGTGGTTAGGTAAAATGCAGGGGGCTTTACCCGAACCAGCTTTAGTTTAA
- a CDS encoding hemolysin family protein — translation MLDFTRELIIIFVLILANGIFAMSEIALVSARKIRLEQLSEAGDTKARAALKLANNPNQILSTVQIGISLVGIFAGAFGGATIAEKLALVFERVPLLAAQSEGFALAIVVLTITYLSLVIGELVPKRLALSNPEKIATQVAKPLRNLATLVSPVVHLLSVSTDLILHLFGTDLAATEPLVTEEEIKVMLKQGTEAGMFEVAEQDMIERVLQLDDRKLSTLMTSRPEIVWLNLEDSAEANRQKIISSNHTRFPVCQGSLDEVLGVVPITDILAACLSGKPFELTTYLQQPLFVPESTKALKVLELFKQTGTHIALVVDEYGVIQGIVTLNDVMEAIVGDIPKIDESEMPQAVQREDGSWLLDGVLAIAEFRKLFNIDELPGEQRGNYHTLGGFVITHLGKIPSAADHFEWQGLRFEVMDMDGNRVDKILVMPIERNLRDRTNDVY, via the coding sequence ATGCTCGACTTTACTAGGGAACTTATCATCATTTTTGTCCTAATTCTCGCCAATGGCATCTTCGCCATGTCAGAAATCGCACTTGTATCCGCCCGGAAAATTCGTTTAGAACAACTTAGCGAAGCAGGAGACACTAAGGCAAGGGCTGCCTTAAAGTTAGCTAATAATCCGAATCAGATCCTCTCCACCGTCCAAATCGGCATTTCCCTAGTGGGCATTTTTGCTGGTGCATTTGGTGGTGCGACGATCGCCGAAAAATTAGCTTTAGTATTTGAGCGAGTACCACTTCTTGCGGCTCAAAGTGAAGGATTCGCCCTGGCGATCGTCGTCTTAACTATTACCTATCTCTCATTGGTAATCGGCGAACTCGTTCCCAAACGCCTCGCTCTGAGTAACCCAGAGAAAATTGCTACCCAAGTAGCTAAACCTCTTCGTAACTTGGCTACTTTAGTCTCGCCAGTAGTGCATTTGTTAAGCGTTTCTACAGATCTAATTTTACACCTGTTCGGTACCGACTTAGCCGCAACCGAACCCTTGGTGACAGAAGAAGAAATTAAAGTGATGCTCAAACAAGGTACTGAAGCGGGAATGTTTGAAGTTGCCGAACAAGATATGATCGAGCGAGTTTTGCAGCTTGATGACCGTAAACTTAGCACTTTGATGACTTCTAGACCAGAAATTGTCTGGCTTAACCTAGAAGATTCTGCCGAAGCTAACCGCCAAAAAATTATTAGCAGCAACCACACTCGCTTCCCTGTTTGTCAAGGTAGTTTAGATGAAGTCTTGGGAGTCGTCCCAATTACAGATATTCTCGCTGCTTGTCTATCTGGGAAACCGTTTGAACTTACGACTTATTTGCAGCAACCTTTATTCGTTCCAGAAAGTACCAAAGCTTTAAAAGTGTTGGAATTATTCAAACAAACAGGTACTCATATCGCTCTCGTCGTCGATGAATACGGCGTAATTCAAGGAATTGTCACGCTTAACGACGTGATGGAAGCGATCGTCGGCGATATTCCCAAAATAGATGAATCAGAAATGCCCCAAGCAGTGCAGCGAGAAGATGGATCTTGGTTATTGGATGGAGTATTAGCGATCGCCGAATTTCGGAAACTCTTTAACATTGACGAATTACCCGGAGAACAACGGGGTAATTATCATACATTAGGCGGTTTTGTAATTACCCATCTGGGTAAAATACCCTCAGCAGCCGATCATTTTGAATGGCAGGGTTTGCGCTTTGAAGTCATGGATATGGACGGCAACCGCGTTGATAAAATTTTAGTCATGCCCATCGAAAGAAACTTACGCGATCGCACCAATGATGTTTATTGA
- a CDS encoding adenylate/guanylate cyclase domain-containing protein — translation MLKSASNHQPNDLDLKLNGSRWSAFISELLTNSGHFLVLNSLAEIAIMNWQIYLTDPAHYIIFFALLFQAWYLSRPQANRFWGNLIGAAIYTIVDLPIDGSAFFYEANHWILWLFALFIAILQGLRFHWATWLTNWLIPFESLARMGMLISLYLAVRFKLSLNTFIEGNSLDFLATPEQQFLVESLIFVGLLLGLQTLQVTRQQQQLQETAQLLRNLAEWGMGSYAVSKAVTNPQALNFQRCDRAIVFMDIRGFTHWCEETAPDLVAKVLNSYYHSVEPTATAYQPLRITLTADEIMAIYATPELAVNAAIAMQQTATPLLATHALGAGCAVHCGTVIEGFFGSEDVRTYTAIGDAVNTAKRLESATKAGEITISDAVYQLLREQLTVESRPAIIAKGKTDAIEAWRLLGKTLRQK, via the coding sequence GTGCTAAAATCTGCTTCCAATCACCAGCCAAACGACCTCGATCTTAAATTAAATGGTAGTCGCTGGAGCGCCTTTATCAGCGAGTTATTAACCAATAGCGGTCATTTTCTCGTTCTCAATTCCTTGGCAGAAATTGCCATCATGAATTGGCAAATATATCTCACCGATCCAGCTCACTATATCATCTTTTTCGCCCTCCTGTTTCAAGCTTGGTATTTATCCCGCCCCCAAGCCAATCGCTTTTGGGGTAATTTAATTGGTGCAGCGATTTATACAATTGTCGATTTACCCATCGATGGGAGCGCATTTTTTTACGAAGCTAATCATTGGATTCTGTGGTTATTTGCTTTATTCATTGCCATCTTGCAAGGTTTGCGGTTTCACTGGGCAACTTGGCTGACTAACTGGCTGATTCCTTTTGAGAGTCTCGCGAGAATGGGAATGTTAATTTCTCTCTATCTAGCTGTCAGATTTAAATTATCTTTAAATACTTTCATCGAAGGAAATTCCCTTGATTTTCTCGCTACTCCCGAACAACAGTTTTTAGTTGAAAGTTTGATTTTTGTTGGCTTACTCTTGGGTTTACAAACTTTGCAAGTAACGCGACAGCAACAACAACTGCAAGAAACTGCCCAATTATTACGCAATTTAGCCGAGTGGGGTATGGGCAGTTATGCTGTCAGTAAAGCCGTCACCAATCCCCAAGCCTTAAATTTTCAGCGTTGCGATCGCGCGATCGTGTTTATGGATATTCGCGGTTTTACCCATTGGTGCGAGGAAACTGCTCCCGATCTTGTCGCCAAAGTTCTCAACTCCTATTATCATAGTGTGGAACCAACCGCAACCGCCTATCAACCGCTACGAATTACTTTAACTGCGGACGAAATTATGGCAATTTACGCTACACCAGAATTAGCAGTTAATGCCGCGATCGCCATGCAGCAAACCGCCACACCCCTACTCGCCACCCATGCTTTAGGAGCAGGTTGTGCCGTACACTGCGGTACAGTAATTGAAGGTTTCTTTGGTAGTGAAGATGTGCGAACTTATACCGCCATTGGCGATGCCGTCAACACTGCTAAACGTCTGGAAAGTGCCACCAAAGCCGGAGAAATTACCATCTCCGATGCCGTTTATCAACTGCTTCGCGAACAATTAACAGTAGAATCTCGCCCAGCAATTATCGCTAAGGGAAAAACAGACGCGATCGAAGCTTGGCGCTTACTCGGAAAAACCC